The Flammeovirga yaeyamensis genome segment AAACTGTTTGGTCTATGACTAAAGCGGTTCGTCCTTACTTAGGTGAAGGTGGTTCAATCGTAAACTTCGCTTCTCAAGCAGGTCGTGACGGTGCTGGTCCTGGTGCTACTCTTTACGGTGCATCTAAAGCAGCAGTTATGGGCTTCACTCGTGGTATGGCGAAAGAATTAGGTCCTATTGGTGTTCGTGTTAACGCACTTTGCCCAGGTATGATCGCAACTAAATTCCACGATGATCACACTCCAGATCAAGCACGTGTAAACGTTGCCAACGCAACTGCATTGAAGCGAGAAGGTCGTGCGGAAGAAGTAGCTGATTTAGTAGTTTACTTAGCATCAGATAGTTCTTCATTCCTTTCAGGTAACAATATCGATATCAACGGTGGCTTAGCGTTCTCGTAACGGATATTGAATTAAATATATTAATATCGGGCCGCACACAATAGGCGGTCCGGTATTTCTTAAATGACTACAGAAATGAAACAAACGATCAAAGGATTATTATTACTACTACTTATCTGGCAATCTAACCTTGCCTTTGCACA includes the following:
- a CDS encoding SDR family NAD(P)-dependent oxidoreductase, with protein sequence MNLSGKVAIVTGGVRDIGREITLAMAKAGAKVVANYYAAEENAEENAAETARLAAEFGAEVITVPGDLMNTADVENVVAETVKMHGERIDILVNVAGGIVGRKKIEEQDENWYNLLMDLNFKTVWSMTKAVRPYLGEGGSIVNFASQAGRDGAGPGATLYGASKAAVMGFTRGMAKELGPIGVRVNALCPGMIATKFHDDHTPDQARVNVANATALKREGRAEEVADLVVYLASDSSSFLSGNNIDINGGLAFS